Proteins co-encoded in one Thermomicrobiales bacterium genomic window:
- the ade gene encoding adenine deaminase, producing the protein MSDTLAQWQRAIRIARQQEPADLCLRGGTVINVFTGELERSDVAIADGRIIGVGDFPDAINTVDVQGALLAPSFIDGHIHTESSLLWITQFARAVVPHGTGAIVTDPHEIVNVAGLAGFDALVAASRDLPIDIRFTVPSCVPASPHETAGAVMTPANIATGLSSNATVGLGELMSFPGVLAGDPEIYERLRVSAGRLRDGHAPGLRGHDLDAYALSGITSDHESSVLEEGREKLRRGIFLMLREGSSARNALDLLPLVDDITWPHCCFASDDRDCAMLLSDGHMDATLRKVVAAGLDPVRAIQMSTITAATYWRLDNVGAIAPGYWANIVALDDLTTFNVASVFYRGVRVANQGAAEFDVKTDIPDELRNSVHIHDLTATDIRLPADTARLAVGAIDGQIVTRLCEVEPELDGNFAVAAPDRDLLKLVCVERHHATGNVGVGYVQGFGLRSGALASSIAHDAHNIVAVGASDEDILTAIRAVAETQGGLAIVRDGQLVDRMPLPIAGILSDEPLEVAAATYERLEQHARDLGSTLHSPFGLLAFLALSVIPEARVTDQGFVIV; encoded by the coding sequence ATGAGCGACACGTTAGCGCAGTGGCAGCGCGCAATCCGCATTGCCCGGCAACAGGAACCGGCCGACCTTTGCCTTCGCGGCGGCACGGTGATCAACGTCTTCACCGGCGAGCTCGAACGCTCCGATGTCGCTATCGCTGACGGGCGAATCATCGGCGTCGGCGATTTTCCCGACGCTATCAACACTGTGGACGTTCAGGGCGCGCTCCTCGCGCCGTCGTTCATCGACGGCCACATTCACACCGAGAGCTCGCTGCTCTGGATCACCCAGTTCGCCCGGGCAGTCGTGCCCCATGGCACCGGCGCGATCGTCACTGATCCGCATGAAATCGTGAACGTCGCCGGCCTGGCGGGCTTCGACGCACTCGTCGCCGCCAGCCGTGACCTCCCGATCGACATCCGGTTCACCGTCCCATCCTGCGTCCCTGCCAGTCCGCACGAGACAGCCGGCGCAGTGATGACGCCTGCGAACATCGCCACCGGACTTTCGAGCAATGCCACCGTCGGTCTCGGCGAGCTGATGAGCTTCCCTGGCGTGCTGGCTGGCGATCCCGAGATCTACGAGCGACTGCGCGTGTCGGCCGGCCGCCTGCGCGACGGTCATGCGCCCGGACTACGCGGTCATGACCTGGATGCCTACGCCCTCTCCGGCATCACCAGCGACCATGAATCTTCCGTTCTGGAGGAGGGTCGCGAGAAGCTCCGGCGTGGCATCTTTCTGATGCTCCGCGAGGGCTCCAGCGCCCGCAACGCGCTCGATCTCCTGCCGCTCGTTGACGACATCACCTGGCCACACTGCTGTTTCGCCAGCGACGACCGCGACTGCGCGATGCTGCTCTCCGATGGCCACATGGACGCTACGCTGCGCAAGGTCGTTGCCGCCGGCCTCGACCCTGTCCGCGCGATTCAGATGTCGACGATCACGGCGGCGACCTACTGGCGGCTCGACAATGTCGGCGCGATAGCACCGGGATATTGGGCCAACATCGTCGCCCTCGACGATCTCACGACTTTCAACGTCGCGTCCGTTTTCTATCGCGGCGTGCGCGTCGCCAATCAGGGCGCAGCGGAATTCGATGTCAAGACCGATATTCCCGATGAGCTACGCAACTCCGTCCACATTCACGACCTGACCGCCACCGATATCCGGCTGCCGGCCGACACGGCTCGCCTCGCCGTTGGCGCGATCGACGGCCAGATCGTGACGCGGCTCTGCGAGGTCGAGCCCGAGCTTGATGGCAACTTCGCCGTCGCCGCTCCCGACCGCGATCTCCTGAAGCTTGTCTGCGTCGAGCGGCACCATGCGACCGGGAACGTGGGCGTCGGGTACGTCCAGGGATTCGGGCTACGATCCGGGGCGCTCGCGTCGTCCATCGCGCATGACGCTCACAACATCGTCGCCGTCGGAGCCAGCGACGAGGACATCCTCACCGCTATCCGCGCTGTCGCGGAGACTCAGGGCGGTCTCGCAATCGTTCGCGACGGCCAGCTGGTCGACCGCATGCCTCTTCCCATCGCCGGCATCCTCAGCGACGAACCGCTGGAAGTCGCGGCGGCGACCTACGAGCGGCTTGAACAACACGCCCGCGATCTCGGCTCGACATTGCATTCGCCCTTCGGCCTTCTCGCGTTTCTCGCGCTCTCCGTCATTCCCGAGGCGCGCGTCACCGATCAGGGGTTCGTCATCGTATGA
- a CDS encoding hydantoinase B/oxoprolinase family protein, with the protein MTTQPTSPAVEFDPVSLEIMWSRLIGIADEMWTTVLRTAVSTIIGAAQDFGCEILDERGNSLAHSYRSMPVFNLIMPELTRKLIDAFPVEQMRPGDIFTTNDPWLCAGHLDDIAVITPIFRDGVVVAFANTVAHTSSIGGALDGMAVRDLHEEGLFIPLLRLYDAGRPNETLFSFIRANVRQPEMVLTDIEAQVTANVVAEERILALMNEYGLISLRDVADAAQSRAEAAMRAAIAAIPDGVYEAEEFVEAAGSPLPLHARIEVAGDGITVDYAGSAPQMMGGGINCTFTYTRAHTVYPLKCLLTPNVPNNEGCFRPITVRAPERSILNALPPASVNSRTKTGWHIHTLIFRALAGALPERVQAGNGLMFTMRGYSRDADGTPRNAHLICGGGRGAGYGHDGVTRNCFPSSAGNVPIEVFESRLPLLVEEDALEPDSGGAGQWRGAPGQRVSLRLHPDHPHPVALYIHPDRLRFPAPGIFGGEPSLRNQIILNGENLAKDGSMEHGEIVLASPTDRLTTVVAGGAGYGPPADRDAALAARDRAFGYVRPNDGD; encoded by the coding sequence ATGACTACGCAACCTACCTCCCCCGCCGTCGAGTTCGACCCGGTCTCGCTTGAGATTATGTGGAGTCGCCTGATCGGCATTGCCGACGAGATGTGGACGACCGTGCTGCGCACCGCCGTATCGACAATCATCGGGGCGGCCCAGGACTTCGGCTGCGAGATCCTCGACGAACGTGGCAACTCGCTGGCCCACTCCTACCGCTCGATGCCCGTCTTCAATCTGATCATGCCGGAACTTACCCGCAAGCTCATCGACGCCTTCCCGGTCGAGCAGATGCGCCCCGGCGACATCTTCACCACTAACGATCCCTGGCTCTGCGCCGGCCACCTCGACGACATCGCCGTGATCACGCCGATCTTCCGCGATGGTGTGGTCGTCGCCTTTGCCAACACAGTCGCTCATACCTCCTCCATCGGCGGTGCGCTCGACGGCATGGCTGTCCGCGACCTCCATGAGGAGGGGCTCTTCATTCCGCTCCTGCGTCTCTACGACGCCGGCCGGCCCAACGAGACGCTCTTCTCCTTCATCCGCGCCAACGTCCGTCAGCCGGAGATGGTTCTCACCGACATCGAGGCGCAGGTCACCGCAAACGTCGTCGCCGAGGAGCGCATCCTGGCCCTGATGAACGAATACGGCCTTATCTCGCTCCGCGACGTCGCCGACGCGGCCCAGTCGCGCGCCGAGGCTGCCATGCGGGCCGCCATCGCCGCCATTCCCGACGGCGTCTACGAGGCAGAAGAATTCGTCGAAGCGGCCGGAAGCCCGCTCCCACTCCACGCAAGGATCGAGGTTGCGGGCGACGGGATCACCGTCGACTACGCCGGCAGCGCCCCCCAGATGATGGGCGGCGGGATCAACTGCACCTTCACCTACACTCGCGCCCACACCGTCTACCCGCTGAAGTGTTTGCTAACCCCGAACGTGCCGAACAACGAGGGCTGCTTCCGCCCGATTACCGTCCGCGCCCCCGAACGCTCTATCCTCAACGCGCTGCCCCCCGCCTCGGTCAACTCGCGGACCAAGACCGGCTGGCACATCCACACCCTGATCTTCCGCGCTCTGGCCGGCGCCCTCCCCGAGCGCGTCCAGGCCGGCAACGGCCTCATGTTCACCATGCGCGGCTACTCACGCGATGCGGACGGCACGCCGCGCAATGCTCACCTGATCTGCGGCGGCGGGCGCGGCGCGGGCTACGGCCACGACGGCGTCACGCGCAACTGCTTCCCGTCCAGCGCTGGCAACGTCCCAATCGAGGTCTTCGAGTCGCGTCTGCCGCTTCTCGTCGAGGAGGATGCGCTCGAGCCCGACTCCGGCGGGGCCGGCCAGTGGCGCGGCGCGCCGGGCCAGCGCGTCAGCCTGCGCCTTCATCCTGACCACCCGCACCCCGTCGCCCTCTACATCCATCCGGACAGGCTCCGCTTCCCCGCCCCCGGCATCTTCGGCGGCGAGCCCAGCCTGCGGAACCAGATCATCCTCAACGGCGAGAATCTGGCGAAGGACGGCAGCATGGAGCACGGCGAGATCGTCCTGGCCTCACCGACGGATCGCCTCACCACCGTCGTCGCCGGCGGCGCCGGCTACGGCCCACCCGCCGACCGCGACGCCGCCCTCGCCGCCCGCGACCGTGCCTTCGGCTATGTCCGGCCGAACGACGGCGACTGA
- a CDS encoding acetyl-CoA carboxylase carboxyltransferase subunit alpha/beta, which yields MSVSSERAASVEDIVVERCPRCAEQVGDTDLWTRFRVCPACGFHATIPAMQHIRNLIDPGTFEETNARLVSVDPLGFSDLEPYSDRVQRARAKTGLAEAVVTGRGTIQGREVVIAVLDFGFLGGSMGSVVGEKVAQAFEMATDRKIPIVTITASGGARMQEGMLSLVQMAKTAAAARRAHDAHVPYISILTNPTTGGGYASFASQGDILLAEPEALIGFAGPRVIKGVSKDGSDDDVRRSHSAEFLFARGFVDDIVERPRMRNVLATTLRLLAADARVTVSAPQTRTPPSHERPAWDAVQIARHPDRPTALDYIQRLSPQFIELHGDRVYGDDPAVVAGLGEIAGRGVVLVGLERGHGDPARRGGQALPEGYRKALRMMRLAERLRCPLVTLVDTPGAFLGIESEERGLAAALSECLAEMSALPVPVISIIIGEGGSGGALALGVADRVLMQERAIYSVIAPEGAAAILYRDVERAPEVAERLKITAADCRRLGVADVLVREPAGGAHTDPDLAAALVRDALVAALAEIQGTSGRKLATERYRKFRQMGQVNTYWREFVSREAVELGGLVARTVGSIRGRLVGGDDVESVTEDEDDAG from the coding sequence ATGAGCGTGTCATCCGAGCGGGCTGCGAGCGTCGAAGACATCGTGGTCGAGCGATGCCCGCGGTGCGCGGAACAGGTCGGTGACACCGATCTCTGGACCCGATTTCGGGTCTGCCCTGCCTGTGGATTTCACGCGACGATCCCGGCGATGCAACACATCCGAAACCTGATCGATCCTGGGACATTCGAGGAGACGAACGCGCGCCTCGTGTCGGTTGACCCGTTGGGCTTCTCGGACCTCGAGCCGTATAGCGATCGCGTTCAGCGAGCGCGAGCAAAGACTGGGCTGGCGGAAGCCGTGGTGACCGGCCGAGGGACTATTCAGGGCCGTGAGGTCGTGATCGCGGTGCTCGATTTCGGCTTCCTCGGCGGGAGCATGGGCTCGGTCGTCGGCGAGAAGGTCGCACAGGCATTCGAAATGGCGACCGATCGCAAGATCCCGATCGTGACGATCACCGCAAGCGGTGGCGCGCGGATGCAGGAGGGCATGCTCAGCCTGGTCCAGATGGCGAAGACAGCAGCCGCAGCGCGTCGGGCGCACGACGCGCATGTGCCGTACATCTCGATTCTGACGAATCCGACGACTGGCGGAGGTTACGCGTCGTTTGCCTCGCAGGGGGACATCCTCTTGGCCGAGCCGGAGGCGCTGATCGGGTTCGCCGGCCCGCGTGTCATCAAGGGGGTGTCCAAGGATGGGTCGGACGATGATGTCCGTCGATCGCATAGTGCCGAGTTCCTGTTCGCTCGCGGGTTCGTGGATGATATTGTCGAGCGCCCGCGAATGCGGAATGTGCTCGCGACGACCCTGAGGTTGCTGGCGGCGGACGCGCGGGTGACCGTCAGTGCGCCGCAGACGCGCACCCCGCCTTCCCACGAGCGGCCGGCCTGGGACGCCGTTCAGATCGCGCGGCATCCGGATCGCCCAACGGCGCTGGATTATATTCAGCGTCTCAGCCCGCAATTTATCGAGCTTCATGGTGATCGAGTCTATGGCGACGATCCAGCGGTCGTTGCCGGCCTTGGTGAGATCGCCGGCCGGGGCGTTGTGCTCGTCGGATTGGAGCGGGGTCACGGCGATCCTGCCCGCCGTGGCGGTCAGGCTCTTCCAGAGGGATACCGCAAGGCACTGCGAATGATGCGGCTGGCGGAGCGTTTGCGCTGCCCGCTGGTCACGCTGGTGGATACCCCCGGCGCGTTCCTTGGGATCGAGTCCGAGGAGCGTGGCCTCGCGGCGGCGTTGAGTGAATGTCTGGCTGAAATGAGCGCGCTGCCGGTTCCCGTGATCTCGATCATTATCGGCGAAGGCGGAAGCGGCGGCGCGCTGGCACTTGGTGTTGCTGACCGGGTACTGATGCAGGAACGGGCGATCTATTCCGTGATCGCGCCAGAAGGGGCCGCGGCGATCCTCTATCGGGATGTCGAGCGTGCGCCGGAGGTCGCTGAGCGATTGAAGATCACCGCCGCCGATTGTAGGCGGCTCGGGGTGGCCGATGTTCTCGTGCGTGAACCAGCTGGCGGAGCGCACACTGATCCGGATCTCGCGGCGGCACTGGTTCGTGACGCGCTGGTGGCAGCGTTGGCGGAGATTCAGGGGACGAGCGGGCGCAAGTTAGCGACGGAGCGCTACCGGAAGTTTCGCCAGATGGGCCAGGTCAATACGTACTGGCGCGAGTTTGTCAGCCGGGAGGCGGTCGAGCTTGGCGGGCTTGTGGCGCGGACGGTCGGCTCGATTCGTGGCCGGCTCGTTGGGGGTGATGATGTGGAATCGGTCACTGAAGACGAGGATGATGCGGGGTGA
- a CDS encoding BtpA/SgcQ family protein, translating to MARLIGVVHLPPLPGSPRSHQGLDECLAWARRDARALLEGGADGVIIENFHDVPFFSDSVPAISVAAMTAICRELRADIPVEIGVNVLRNDASAALAIAVASGANFIRVNVHSGAMLTDQGIITGRAAETLRLRRALNAEHIRILADVLVKHAVPLGSQSMEQAVADAVERGLADAVIVTGTATGSAALPEDVRRAVAATSAPVYVGSGISDANVTDYVPPAAGVIVGSWLKVDGLVANPVDVARVRALRWRLSE from the coding sequence ATGGCGCGACTGATCGGCGTTGTCCACCTGCCGCCTCTTCCAGGAAGCCCTCGATCACATCAGGGACTGGACGAATGTCTGGCGTGGGCGCGACGAGACGCGCGAGCGTTGCTCGAGGGCGGCGCTGACGGGGTCATTATCGAGAATTTTCATGACGTGCCATTCTTCTCCGACAGCGTGCCGGCGATCAGTGTGGCGGCGATGACGGCGATCTGTCGCGAGCTGCGCGCCGATATTCCGGTCGAGATCGGCGTCAATGTATTGCGGAACGACGCGAGCGCCGCTCTGGCGATTGCGGTTGCCAGCGGGGCGAACTTCATTCGAGTGAATGTCCACAGTGGCGCGATGCTGACCGATCAGGGAATTATCACCGGTCGGGCAGCCGAGACGCTGCGGCTGCGCCGGGCGCTGAACGCTGAGCATATCCGGATTCTCGCAGATGTGCTCGTGAAGCACGCAGTGCCGCTCGGCTCACAGAGCATGGAGCAGGCGGTTGCTGACGCGGTCGAGCGGGGGTTGGCGGACGCGGTTATTGTGACCGGGACAGCGACCGGGTCTGCGGCGTTGCCGGAGGATGTTCGGCGGGCTGTCGCTGCGACATCGGCGCCAGTCTACGTCGGTTCGGGAATTAGCGACGCGAACGTGACGGACTACGTCCCACCCGCTGCGGGAGTGATTGTCGGGTCGTGGCTGAAGGTCGATGGCCTGGTTGCGAATCCTGTAGATGTGGCGCGAGTTCGTGCGCTACGATGGCGACTCTCCGAATAG
- a CDS encoding D-aminoacylase, producing MIFTLTGGTIYDGSGGPGRLGNVVVEGDRIAAVGDVVPQGERIDVAGLAVSPGFIDTHSHCDLVCMSDRQLSPKLRQGITTDLLGQDGLSEAPIKREDVDRWRTHLSGLNDDPQLDWSWRSYGDYFERVGGAALNMAGMVGHGTVRLHVMGMDDRAPTEAELAAMQALVDASLSQGACGFSTGLIYSPCVYSDTQELIEIGKVVRRHDSFMVYHMRYEGGRVLEGMDEVFRIARESGAACHISHFKARGKHAWGLSTQMSAAVEQARADGLDITADQYPYAAGSTMLAALLPPWCHARGIDGLNAYLRDPDLESQIRREIEQGRSDWESSIANSSWGSIMISGVKSEANRWAVGKRIPEIAAQWGLDEYQTMVRLLLDENHAVSMILFMMQEDDVRHLLVQPWLMHCTDALMGGEPHPRTYGTYPKILGHYVRDEKLMPLPEAIRKMTSLPAWRLGVVDRGEIRAGAFADITVFNPDTVIDRSTYEVPRQFPTGIEHVFVNGVHAVRDGREAGNLAGRALRREAGAPGTRR from the coding sequence ATGATATTCACGCTGACGGGCGGGACGATCTACGACGGGAGCGGCGGGCCCGGACGGCTGGGAAATGTCGTCGTCGAAGGTGACCGAATCGCTGCGGTGGGTGATGTCGTGCCACAGGGCGAGCGAATCGACGTGGCGGGGCTGGCGGTATCGCCGGGGTTCATCGACACGCATAGCCACTGCGACCTTGTCTGCATGTCCGACCGGCAACTCTCGCCGAAGTTGCGCCAGGGGATCACGACTGACCTGCTCGGGCAGGACGGGCTATCGGAAGCGCCGATCAAGCGTGAGGACGTCGATCGCTGGCGGACGCATCTGTCGGGGCTGAACGACGACCCGCAACTCGACTGGTCGTGGCGATCGTACGGGGATTATTTCGAGCGGGTCGGCGGCGCGGCGTTGAACATGGCCGGCATGGTTGGCCACGGGACGGTGCGGCTGCACGTCATGGGGATGGACGACCGAGCGCCAACGGAGGCAGAGCTGGCGGCGATGCAGGCGCTGGTGGACGCCTCGCTCTCCCAGGGCGCGTGCGGGTTCTCGACCGGGCTGATCTACTCGCCGTGCGTCTATTCCGACACGCAGGAGCTGATCGAGATCGGCAAGGTGGTCCGGCGGCACGACTCGTTCATGGTCTATCACATGCGCTACGAGGGTGGCCGTGTGCTGGAGGGTATGGACGAGGTGTTTCGGATCGCCCGCGAGAGTGGCGCGGCCTGCCATATCTCGCACTTCAAGGCGCGCGGCAAGCATGCCTGGGGACTTTCGACACAGATGAGCGCGGCGGTCGAGCAGGCTCGGGCCGACGGGCTGGATATTACGGCCGACCAGTACCCGTATGCGGCCGGCTCGACGATGCTGGCGGCGTTGCTGCCGCCGTGGTGCCACGCGCGGGGTATCGACGGGCTGAACGCCTACCTGCGCGACCCGGACCTCGAGTCACAGATCCGGCGGGAGATTGAGCAGGGTCGCTCGGACTGGGAGTCGAGCATTGCCAATTCGTCGTGGGGCTCGATCATGATCTCGGGGGTGAAGTCCGAGGCGAACCGCTGGGCAGTCGGCAAGCGTATCCCGGAGATCGCGGCGCAGTGGGGGCTGGACGAATATCAGACGATGGTGCGGCTGCTGCTGGACGAGAACCACGCGGTCAGCATGATCCTGTTCATGATGCAGGAGGACGATGTACGGCATCTACTGGTGCAGCCGTGGCTGATGCACTGCACCGATGCCCTGATGGGCGGCGAGCCGCACCCGCGGACGTACGGCACGTATCCGAAGATTCTCGGACACTACGTCCGGGACGAGAAGCTGATGCCGCTGCCGGAGGCGATCCGCAAGATGACGTCGCTGCCGGCCTGGCGTCTGGGCGTCGTGGACCGTGGCGAGATCCGCGCGGGGGCGTTCGCTGACATCACCGTCTTCAATCCCGATACAGTAATCGACCGCTCGACATACGAAGTCCCGCGGCAATTCCCGACCGGGATCGAGCACGTCTTCGTCAACGGCGTCCATGCCGTGCGCGACGGGCGCGAGGCGGGGAACCTGGCCGGCCGAGCGCTGCGCCGCGAGGCAGGAGCGCCGGGGACGCGGCGGTAG
- a CDS encoding hydantoinase/oxoprolinase family protein, with protein sequence MNEEQMIEDHPGAIALSFDVGGTFTDFVAIDTATGAVAARHKVLTNARYPARGVVRGWQEMASAGLDATSVHFAVHSTTLVTNALIERKGATTALVTTRGFRDILELGREQLYDIYDLFAPPPDPLIPRPLRMEVVERIDAAGTVLQAPDPASIAAVIDELRVTGVASVAIVLLHAYRNSVNERAIADAIRAALPDLAISLSSDIAPIAGEYERASTTAADAFTKPLVRDYVGELERALDESSIPAALYLMLSSGEIASAPTAMARPIRLLESGPAAGAIAAAWYGRLAGYDDVLSLDMGGTTAKACVVEGGRPELAQLLEVARVRRFMKGSGLPVVTPVVDLIEIGAGGGSVARRDELGLLKVGPDSSGADPGPACYGLGGTQATVSDANLLLGYLNPDYFLGGAIPLRPDFARDAVAALAAELGLAVEATAWGIHRVVNENMAAAARVHIIERNRDPRSLATIAFGGAGPAHAAAVARILGSPTVIFPPGAGVASAFGALVAPIAFTAGRTLMTALDSADWAEIQQVYAELESTASAELAHAGVAYADIRFRRWAEMRLEGQYHEIAVDVPAGPLSASSIPTIRSAFDDAYRELYGRILEGLPIEALHWRLSAVGPEQQIGTVDLPLGDESADPALKGRRPVWFDDRFHDTPVYDRDLLQPGMRLVGPAVLEEREATIVIGPGDDARVDSHLAIITTIAPTGGAR encoded by the coding sequence ATGAACGAGGAGCAGATGATCGAAGATCACCCCGGCGCAATAGCCCTGTCATTCGATGTCGGCGGCACCTTCACCGACTTCGTCGCCATTGACACCGCGACCGGCGCTGTCGCCGCCCGCCACAAGGTGCTGACCAACGCCCGTTACCCAGCCCGTGGCGTCGTTCGCGGCTGGCAGGAAATGGCCAGCGCTGGCCTCGACGCGACGTCGGTCCACTTTGCCGTCCACTCGACCACCCTCGTCACCAACGCGCTGATCGAGCGCAAGGGGGCAACGACGGCACTGGTCACGACCCGCGGCTTTCGCGACATTCTCGAGCTCGGCCGCGAGCAGCTCTACGACATCTACGACCTCTTCGCCCCGCCGCCCGACCCGCTCATCCCACGCCCGCTGCGGATGGAGGTTGTCGAGCGTATCGACGCTGCCGGCACGGTCCTGCAAGCTCCCGATCCTGCTTCGATCGCGGCCGTCATCGACGAGCTCCGCGTGACTGGCGTTGCCTCGGTTGCCATCGTCTTGCTCCATGCCTACCGCAATTCCGTCAACGAGCGCGCTATCGCCGATGCCATTCGCGCGGCACTGCCGGACCTCGCCATCTCCCTCTCCTCCGACATCGCCCCGATCGCGGGGGAATACGAGCGCGCCTCCACCACAGCAGCCGACGCCTTCACCAAGCCGCTCGTCCGCGACTACGTTGGCGAGCTGGAGCGCGCCCTCGACGAGTCGAGCATCCCGGCCGCGCTCTACCTGATGCTCTCCTCCGGCGAGATCGCCTCTGCCCCGACCGCGATGGCTCGCCCGATTCGCCTGCTGGAGTCCGGCCCGGCAGCCGGCGCGATCGCCGCCGCCTGGTATGGCCGGCTCGCCGGCTACGACGATGTGCTTTCGCTCGACATGGGCGGCACGACCGCAAAAGCTTGCGTCGTCGAGGGCGGCCGGCCCGAGTTGGCCCAGCTCCTCGAGGTCGCCCGCGTCCGCCGCTTCATGAAGGGCTCCGGCCTGCCGGTCGTCACTCCGGTTGTCGATTTGATCGAGATCGGCGCGGGCGGCGGCTCGGTCGCCCGCCGCGACGAGCTCGGCCTCCTCAAGGTTGGCCCCGACTCATCTGGCGCCGACCCCGGCCCCGCCTGTTACGGCCTCGGCGGCACACAGGCGACCGTCTCCGACGCCAACCTGCTGCTCGGCTATCTCAATCCCGACTACTTCCTCGGCGGCGCAATCCCGCTCCGACCCGACTTCGCCCGCGACGCCGTCGCCGCGCTCGCTGCCGAGCTCGGCCTCGCCGTCGAAGCGACTGCCTGGGGTATTCATCGCGTCGTCAACGAGAACATGGCCGCCGCGGCCCGCGTCCATATCATCGAGCGCAACCGCGATCCGCGCTCGCTGGCAACGATCGCCTTCGGCGGGGCCGGCCCGGCGCACGCTGCCGCCGTTGCCCGCATTCTTGGCAGCCCGACTGTCATCTTCCCGCCCGGCGCGGGAGTCGCTTCGGCATTCGGCGCGCTCGTCGCGCCAATCGCCTTTACGGCCGGCCGCACGCTGATGACCGCACTCGATTCCGCCGACTGGGCCGAGATCCAGCAGGTCTACGCAGAACTCGAGTCAACCGCTTCCGCCGAGTTGGCCCATGCGGGCGTCGCCTACGCCGATATCCGTTTCCGCCGCTGGGCGGAGATGCGCCTGGAGGGTCAGTATCACGAGATCGCCGTCGACGTCCCGGCCGGCCCGCTCTCCGCTAGCAGCATCCCGACCATCCGCTCCGCCTTCGACGACGCCTACCGCGAGCTCTATGGCCGCATCCTCGAAGGTCTGCCGATCGAGGCTCTCCACTGGCGCCTCAGCGCTGTCGGTCCTGAGCAGCAGATCGGGACTGTTGACCTTCCCCTCGGCGACGAGTCAGCCGACCCCGCGCTGAAGGGCCGCCGGCCAGTCTGGTTCGACGACCGCTTTCACGACACGCCCGTCTACGACCGCGATCTGCTCCAGCCGGGCATGCGTCTGGTCGGCCCGGCCGTGCTCGAGGAGCGCGAAGCGACGATCGTGATCGGCCCAGGCGATGACGCTCGCGTCGATTCACATCTCGCGATCATCACCACGATTGCCCCGACAGGAGGCGCCCGATGA
- a CDS encoding helix-turn-helix domain-containing protein, whose protein sequence is MQAGEPRFSLAELEESSGLNTRTIRFYIEQGLVPPALGRGRSRYFTPDHLRILAEIAHLRDQRLSLNEIRARLTIAATPTQLDSEEWRRLRLHPDLELHVRAGAPEGILQLAARITALAAEWIGDDEIHPD, encoded by the coding sequence ATGCAAGCCGGAGAACCGCGATTCAGCCTGGCCGAGCTCGAGGAGTCGAGCGGGCTGAATACACGCACCATCCGTTTCTACATCGAGCAGGGTCTCGTCCCGCCCGCCCTCGGCCGCGGCAGATCGCGCTACTTCACTCCCGACCACCTTCGCATCCTCGCCGAGATCGCGCATCTTCGAGACCAACGTCTGAGCCTCAACGAGATTCGCGCCCGCCTCACGATCGCCGCTACCCCCACTCAGCTCGATAGCGAGGAGTGGCGTCGCCTGCGCCTGCATCCGGACCTGGAGCTCCACGTGCGGGCCGGCGCGCCGGAGGGCATCCTCCAGCTGGCTGCGCGCATCACTGCGCTCGCCGCCGAGTGGATCGGAGACGACGAGATCCACCCGGACTGA